The following coding sequences lie in one Kribbella sp. NBC_00709 genomic window:
- a CDS encoding MFS transporter, whose translation MSQVRGGVTKVVEERPAVDQPGMPAKYAASVGLGTLLQPLNSSMIAVALVAIGADFHAGTETQWLVSGLYLATAVSAPTAGRLADLIGARRVFLAGLALVAVVSALAPLAPSLGWLIVARVLLGIGTGAQFPSGVAMIRRIADRRKASAVGALGLLSVFAQTSAALGPSVGGFLVGTFDWQAIFLVNLPVAAVAGIAVLRLVPKDSPRPADDDRKLWREIDLAGLVLFTLAMTALMLVLLSLTTRPNWWLLAAAIPLAALFILWERRSTTPFVDVRLLARSAPLSLGYLRTMLTYVAFYAIFYGLPGWLEQARGLDPTRVGLVVLPIAALGAITVAIATRLARHHGHRLLLMIGSAGLLIGGAALAFGVHTGTPIVVLVLISAILGVPNGFNGLGNQLAVYRAAPPEVAGAAAGLFRTSQYVGANLAAAAIALVFAGPATDVGLHRLGLLVGGIATILLLDVIFVRKSQ comes from the coding sequence ATGAGCCAGGTGAGGGGCGGCGTAACGAAGGTGGTCGAGGAACGGCCGGCCGTCGATCAGCCGGGGATGCCGGCGAAGTATGCGGCGTCGGTCGGGCTCGGCACCTTGTTGCAGCCGTTGAACTCGTCGATGATCGCCGTCGCGCTGGTGGCGATCGGGGCGGACTTTCACGCAGGGACCGAGACGCAGTGGTTGGTCTCCGGGCTGTACCTCGCGACAGCGGTCTCGGCGCCGACGGCCGGGCGACTGGCGGATCTCATCGGCGCGCGGCGCGTGTTCCTGGCGGGCCTTGCACTCGTGGCGGTTGTGTCCGCGCTGGCCCCACTCGCACCGAGCCTCGGCTGGTTGATCGTCGCGCGGGTCCTGCTCGGAATCGGGACTGGCGCGCAGTTCCCGTCGGGTGTCGCGATGATCCGCCGGATCGCCGACCGGCGGAAGGCCTCCGCAGTGGGCGCGCTCGGCCTGTTGTCCGTGTTCGCGCAGACCTCAGCGGCTCTCGGGCCGAGCGTCGGTGGCTTCCTGGTCGGCACGTTCGACTGGCAGGCGATCTTCCTCGTCAACCTCCCCGTCGCAGCCGTCGCGGGCATCGCCGTACTCCGCCTGGTGCCCAAGGATTCGCCTCGACCTGCGGACGACGACCGCAAGCTCTGGCGGGAGATCGACCTCGCCGGCCTGGTCCTGTTCACGCTCGCGATGACCGCGCTCATGCTCGTCCTGCTCTCGCTGACCACCCGCCCGAACTGGTGGTTGCTCGCGGCAGCGATCCCGCTCGCCGCACTCTTCATCCTCTGGGAACGCCGCTCCACGACCCCGTTCGTCGACGTACGACTGCTCGCCCGGAGCGCACCGCTGTCCCTCGGCTACCTCCGCACCATGCTCACGTACGTCGCCTTCTACGCGATCTTCTACGGCCTGCCGGGCTGGCTGGAGCAGGCCCGCGGCCTCGATCCGACCCGGGTCGGCCTGGTGGTGCTCCCGATCGCGGCCCTCGGCGCGATCACTGTCGCGATCGCAACGAGGCTCGCCCGCCACCACGGTCACCGGCTGCTGCTGATGATCGGTTCGGCCGGCCTCCTGATCGGCGGCGCGGCGCTCGCCTTCGGAGTTCACACCGGCACACCCATCGTCGTACTCGTCCTGATCAGCGCGATCCTCGGCGTACCGAACGGATTCAACGGACTCGGCAACCAGCTGGCCGTCTACCGCGCCGCCCCGCCCGAGGTCGCGGGCGCCGCGGCCGGTCTGTTCCGGACCTCGCAGTATGTCGGGGCGAACCTCGCCGCGGCCGCGATCGCGCTCGTCTTCGCCGGCCCGGCAACGGACGTGGGGCTGCACCGCCTGGGGCTGCTCGTCGGCGGGATTGCAACGATTCTGCTTCTCGATGTGATCTTCGTGAGAAAATCACAGTGA
- a CDS encoding MarR family winged helix-turn-helix transcriptional regulator, protein MNASDAAVHEIRTSLFRLVRRLRQERPEGELSYSQLNVLGWLEREGPMSNADLAAAERVAPQTMMRATADLVNAGFISRADNPGDRRQVLLKITTPGVTLVREDRRRRDTFLAKAMDATLTPTEQDLLHLAARLMDKLSAVPQ, encoded by the coding sequence ATGAATGCTTCTGACGCAGCCGTTCACGAGATCCGCACCAGCTTGTTCCGGTTGGTCCGGCGGCTGCGTCAGGAGCGTCCTGAGGGTGAGCTCAGCTACTCGCAGCTGAACGTGCTCGGGTGGTTGGAGCGCGAAGGTCCGATGAGCAACGCCGACCTGGCTGCCGCCGAGCGCGTCGCTCCGCAGACGATGATGCGGGCCACCGCCGACCTGGTCAACGCCGGGTTCATCAGCCGTGCTGACAACCCTGGTGATCGGCGTCAGGTCCTCCTGAAGATCACGACCCCCGGCGTCACGCTCGTCCGCGAAGACCGCCGCCGGCGCGACACCTTCCTCGCGAAGGCGATGGACGCCACCCTCACCCCCACAGAACAAGACCTTCTCCATCTGGCCGCCCGCCTCATGGACAAACTCTCCGCGGTCCCCCAATGA
- a CDS encoding MgtC/SapB family protein, producing MKLATSSTWTELLLLLIAFVLSMIIGIERQVRQKSAGMRTHTLVGTGAALFTLVSGFGFNAVLGTEVNLDPSRIAAQIVSGVGFLGAGVIFMRRDVVRGLTTAATIWMTAAIGMACGAGMPVLAVAATVLHLVAVGPFARLGRFLPSPDRRRIVTVRYDDGSGVLRSILATATAMGFEASVLGTEVHRDGPQPQVRASMRFTGRPPLQNLVVALDDLDGVTGVRLRNDDDD from the coding sequence ATGAAACTGGCAACATCGAGTACTTGGACCGAACTTCTCCTGCTGCTGATCGCGTTCGTGCTGTCGATGATCATCGGCATCGAGCGCCAGGTGCGGCAGAAGAGCGCGGGAATGCGGACCCACACGCTGGTCGGCACGGGCGCGGCACTGTTCACGCTGGTCTCCGGCTTCGGCTTCAACGCCGTCCTCGGGACCGAGGTCAACCTGGATCCGTCCCGGATCGCGGCCCAGATCGTGTCCGGCGTCGGCTTCCTCGGCGCCGGGGTGATCTTCATGCGCCGGGACGTGGTCCGCGGGCTCACGACCGCGGCCACGATCTGGATGACCGCGGCGATCGGGATGGCCTGCGGCGCCGGGATGCCGGTGCTCGCGGTCGCGGCGACCGTGCTGCATCTGGTCGCGGTCGGCCCGTTCGCCCGGCTCGGCCGGTTCCTGCCGTCGCCGGACCGCCGGCGCATCGTCACGGTGCGGTACGACGACGGTTCCGGCGTACTGCGGTCGATCCTGGCAACGGCCACCGCGATGGGGTTCGAGGCGTCGGTGCTCGGGACCGAGGTGCATCGGGACGGGCCGCAGCCGCAGGTACGGGCGTCGATGCGGTTCACCGGACGGCCGCCGCTGCAGAACCTGGTCGTCGCGCTGGACGATCTCGACGGGGTGACCGGGGTGCGGCTGCGGAACGACGACGACGATTGA
- a CDS encoding 2-hydroxyacid dehydrogenase translates to MRTVKTLLAGDHFVRNELLAAALTAIPDVAFDFREVTLPWPLTPYGRVAEVDEASDVEDQLIEALAGVELAVTQMGPFTERVLEAAPDLRFLVVCRGGPVNVNVPAAIKRGIAVASTPGRNAVAAAEHAVALMMGALRNLPRLQRTLEQGEWRSDLYAYDECGVELDGSTVGLIGYGAIGQRVARVMLAFGAHVLVADPFVDQASEGIELVELDELLRRSDVVSLHARLTDQTRGMIGAEQIASMPRGAVLVNTARGGLLDYDATVDALESGQLGAAAFDVFPAEPVPVGSRLLTAPNIVMTPHLAGATRQTAHRAGSIAAEAVAAFLAGKDPVGLVSA, encoded by the coding sequence ATGAGAACCGTCAAGACCCTGCTCGCCGGCGATCACTTCGTTCGCAATGAGCTGCTCGCCGCGGCGCTCACCGCGATCCCGGACGTGGCGTTCGACTTCCGTGAGGTCACGCTGCCCTGGCCGCTGACGCCGTACGGGCGGGTTGCCGAGGTGGACGAGGCCAGCGACGTGGAGGACCAGCTGATCGAGGCGCTGGCCGGGGTCGAGCTCGCGGTCACGCAGATGGGACCGTTCACGGAGCGGGTGCTGGAAGCCGCGCCCGATCTGCGGTTCCTGGTGGTCTGCCGCGGCGGGCCGGTCAACGTGAACGTCCCCGCCGCGATCAAGCGCGGGATCGCGGTCGCCTCGACGCCCGGACGCAACGCGGTGGCGGCCGCTGAGCACGCGGTCGCGTTGATGATGGGTGCCCTGCGCAACCTTCCGCGGCTGCAGCGCACACTGGAGCAGGGGGAGTGGCGCTCCGACCTCTACGCGTACGACGAATGCGGGGTCGAGCTCGACGGCTCCACCGTGGGACTGATCGGGTACGGCGCGATCGGGCAACGGGTCGCGCGGGTGATGCTGGCCTTCGGTGCGCACGTCCTGGTCGCCGATCCGTTCGTCGATCAGGCCTCGGAGGGCATCGAGCTGGTCGAGCTCGACGAGCTGCTGCGGCGGTCCGACGTGGTGAGTCTGCATGCCCGGCTGACCGATCAGACCCGCGGCATGATCGGCGCGGAGCAGATCGCGTCGATGCCGCGCGGCGCCGTACTGGTGAACACCGCGCGAGGTGGGTTGCTCGACTACGACGCGACGGTGGATGCGTTGGAGTCGGGCCAGTTGGGAGCGGCGGCGTTCGACGTGTTCCCGGCCGAGCCGGTGCCGGTGGGGTCACGGTTGCTGACAGCACCCAACATCGTGATGACGCCGCACCTGGCCGGAGCAACCCGGCAGACCGCCCACCGGGCCGGCTCGATCGCCGCGGAGGCTGTGGCGGCGTTCCTGGCTGGGAAGGACCCGGTGGGGCTGGTCTCCGCGTAG
- a CDS encoding FGGY-family carbohydrate kinase — protein sequence MDVGVDVGTTVTKAVAFSADGRPLAEVSRPTRLLHRSPGRFEHETQEIVASVNEVVGELAAAVGTRPDVLAITAQGDGLWLVDDAGTPVRPAISWLDARSSPILEQWTADGVAERVFRRSGNRMFPGASGPLLAAVLAEEPEVIDRAGTAAYCKDVVMQALTGVRATDVSDASAPFLDPRTGDYDEEALAATGLSELRGLLAPVAAGGPVGELRDDSTGMAAGTRVSSGPYDLPAAAAGAGVTEPGDALLTVGTTLACQVVTRELPVDGEPAGLFLGTWTPGVWLRAMPAMVGTAALDRVLALVGVGTDDLPALLADSRPGASGVTVLPYLSEAGERAPFVDTHARGTIDGVSLSTTTADLVRATCEGIAYAARHCLEAAGWSGRVTVCGGGARSSEWTQILADVLNAPLHTAEAEQVAARGAVICARRAVDPDSAGTEWIAETRQVDPDPNHATFYAEGYAHYLRRIEAARPRWSDPAPTYPGDR from the coding sequence ATGGATGTCGGGGTCGACGTAGGCACCACCGTCACCAAGGCCGTCGCGTTCAGCGCCGACGGACGCCCACTGGCCGAGGTATCGCGGCCGACCAGGCTGTTGCACCGGAGTCCTGGGCGGTTCGAGCACGAGACGCAGGAGATAGTTGCTTCGGTCAACGAGGTGGTCGGTGAACTGGCCGCGGCCGTCGGCACCCGTCCGGACGTGCTGGCGATCACCGCCCAGGGCGACGGCCTCTGGCTGGTCGACGACGCGGGTACGCCGGTCCGCCCGGCGATCTCCTGGCTGGACGCGCGTTCGAGCCCGATCCTCGAGCAGTGGACCGCGGACGGTGTCGCCGAGCGGGTGTTCCGGCGATCGGGCAACCGGATGTTCCCCGGGGCGTCGGGTCCGCTGCTGGCCGCAGTACTCGCGGAGGAGCCTGAGGTGATCGATCGGGCCGGTACGGCGGCGTACTGCAAGGACGTGGTGATGCAGGCGTTGACCGGCGTACGGGCGACGGATGTTTCCGATGCCTCGGCGCCGTTCCTCGATCCCAGGACCGGGGACTACGACGAGGAAGCGTTGGCGGCCACGGGGTTGTCGGAGCTGCGTGGGTTGCTGGCGCCTGTTGCCGCCGGTGGGCCTGTTGGCGAATTGCGCGACGACTCGACCGGGATGGCAGCCGGGACCCGGGTGTCCTCCGGACCGTACGACCTTCCGGCCGCCGCGGCCGGTGCCGGGGTGACCGAGCCTGGCGACGCGCTTCTGACCGTCGGTACGACGCTGGCCTGCCAGGTCGTCACCCGTGAGCTACCCGTCGACGGCGAGCCCGCCGGGCTGTTCCTCGGCACCTGGACGCCCGGCGTCTGGCTGCGTGCGATGCCCGCCATGGTCGGTACGGCGGCCCTCGACCGCGTACTCGCACTTGTCGGCGTCGGCACCGACGACCTCCCAGCTCTGCTCGCGGACAGCCGGCCCGGCGCGTCCGGCGTCACGGTGCTGCCCTATCTGTCGGAGGCCGGCGAACGCGCACCGTTCGTCGACACCCACGCTCGCGGCACGATCGACGGCGTCTCGCTGTCCACGACCACGGCCGACCTGGTCCGCGCGACCTGCGAAGGGATCGCGTACGCCGCCCGCCACTGCCTCGAAGCAGCCGGCTGGAGCGGGCGCGTGACGGTGTGCGGCGGTGGCGCCCGGAGCAGCGAGTGGACCCAGATCCTCGCCGACGTACTGAACGCGCCGCTGCACACCGCCGAGGCCGAACAGGTCGCCGCGCGCGGTGCGGTGATCTGCGCGCGGCGCGCCGTCGACCCGGACAGCGCCGGGACGGAATGGATCGCCGAGACCCGCCAGGTCGACCCGGATCCGAACCACGCCACGTTCTACGCCGAGGGATACGCCCACTACCTGCGCCGGATCGAAGCGGCCCGCCCGCGCTGGTCCGACCCAGCACCTACCTATCCAGGAGATCGATGA
- a CDS encoding DeoR/GlpR family DNA-binding transcription regulator — protein MTSDVDGDTTELSRPARRQAEIAAYVVKNGSVSANDLVEAFGVSVMTVHRDLDELERQGVVRKYRGGVSAQPTSVFESNVAYRLNTAHAEKSAIARHARAMIEPGMSVMLDDSTSALAMVDLFEDITPLTVATNFLPAITRLAQLRDITLLALGGIYSATHDSFGGMPCAEAVEALHTDLLFCSVSAVSPTHAFHQEEEIVLVKRAMLRSAKTKVLLLDHGKLQRTALHRLAPLTDFDVVIVDEKTPQDLITPLRDHGATVEVAKL, from the coding sequence ATGACATCGGATGTCGATGGTGACACCACCGAACTGAGCCGTCCCGCGCGCCGGCAGGCCGAGATCGCGGCGTACGTCGTGAAGAACGGCTCCGTCTCGGCCAATGACCTCGTCGAGGCGTTCGGGGTGAGCGTGATGACGGTGCACCGCGACCTGGACGAGCTCGAGCGGCAAGGCGTGGTCCGCAAGTACCGCGGTGGCGTCAGCGCCCAGCCGACCAGCGTGTTCGAGAGCAACGTCGCGTACCGGCTGAACACCGCGCACGCGGAGAAGTCCGCGATCGCCCGGCACGCGCGGGCGATGATCGAGCCGGGGATGTCGGTGATGCTCGACGACTCGACCAGCGCGCTGGCGATGGTCGACCTGTTCGAGGACATCACTCCGTTGACCGTGGCAACGAATTTCCTGCCCGCGATCACCCGGCTGGCCCAGCTCCGCGACATCACCCTGCTCGCACTCGGCGGGATCTACTCCGCGACCCACGACTCGTTCGGCGGGATGCCGTGCGCGGAGGCCGTCGAGGCGCTGCACACCGACCTGCTGTTCTGCTCGGTGTCCGCGGTGTCGCCGACGCACGCGTTCCACCAGGAGGAGGAGATCGTCCTGGTCAAACGGGCCATGCTGCGCTCGGCGAAGACCAAGGTCCTGCTGCTCGACCACGGCAAGCTGCAGCGCACCGCCCTGCACCGGCTCGCCCCGCTGACCGACTTCGACGTCGTGATCGTCGACGAGAAGACCCCGCAGGACCTCATCACACCGCTGCGCGACCACGGCGCGACCGTGGAGGTCGCCAAACTCTAG
- a CDS encoding histidine phosphatase family protein produces MRTTIVLARHGRTDWHHGNRYTGSTDLPIDEVGVRQAQQLKDWALDYAPDALWCSPMLRARQTIGPTAQALDLEPTLDARLREVDFGSAEGKMLSELPPAVAKAFVLDPVLDHFPGGEHPADAADRVHEVLAGIAERHEGQRVLVVAHNTLVRLLVCRVLGLRLNDYRRLLPALGPAALVRFRWQDGTVGLEAYNVPALRLETQA; encoded by the coding sequence ATGAGAACGACGATCGTGCTGGCCCGCCATGGCCGGACCGACTGGCATCACGGCAATCGCTACACGGGATCGACGGACCTCCCGATCGACGAGGTCGGCGTACGGCAGGCTCAGCAGTTGAAGGACTGGGCTCTGGACTACGCGCCGGACGCGTTGTGGTGTTCGCCGATGCTCCGGGCCCGGCAGACGATCGGTCCGACCGCGCAGGCCCTGGATCTCGAGCCGACTCTGGATGCCCGGCTGCGGGAGGTCGACTTCGGGTCGGCCGAGGGGAAGATGCTCAGCGAGCTACCACCGGCGGTGGCGAAGGCGTTCGTGCTGGACCCGGTGCTCGACCACTTCCCGGGCGGCGAGCACCCCGCGGATGCGGCCGACCGGGTGCACGAGGTCTTGGCCGGGATCGCCGAGCGGCACGAGGGTCAGCGGGTCCTCGTCGTCGCGCACAACACGCTCGTCCGGCTGCTCGTGTGCAGGGTGCTCGGACTGCGGCTGAACGACTACCGCAGACTGCTACCTGCGCTCGGTCCCGCGGCGCTGGTGCGTTTCCGGTGGCAGGACGGCACAGTGGGTCTCGAGGCGTACAACGTTCCAGCACTACGTTTGGAGACCCAGGCATGA
- a CDS encoding FGGY-family carbohydrate kinase, whose amino-acid sequence MGWIGLDLGTQSVRAVLADAKGRVLAHATRPLNSHREGARHEQDPQTWLSAVDAVLAEVGATDLDGIAICSTSGTFLLTDRAGRPVTPALMYDDARAAARRDHIVDADPDRWAHSMQPTWALPKILDLVADGHDLADRRVVHSADFVAAHLVGHPVATDTSHALKTGYDLIAEAWPAAAFDKLGLPLSAFPEVVRPGVELGRTPAGVPVHAGMTDGCAAQIAADALSPGAWNSVLGTTLVLKGVSNDLLTDPTGAVYSHRHPDGGWLPGGASSTGAGVLTELLPGADLDALDRAARAQGPIDAVTYPLTKTGERFPFVAPQAERFTLGGTPDDLRTYAAVLQGVAFIERLAFEHLETLGADPVRSVSLTGGATRSGYWNQLRADVLGVPVELPAVPDPAYGMAVLAASGGTDLTGTARRMVRVDRVLEPRDQPLDDLYGDFVAELDRRGYRG is encoded by the coding sequence GTGGGCTGGATCGGTCTCGACCTCGGCACGCAAAGTGTGCGGGCCGTGCTGGCCGATGCCAAGGGCCGCGTTCTGGCCCATGCAACCCGACCGCTCAACAGCCACCGCGAGGGCGCCCGTCACGAGCAGGATCCGCAGACCTGGCTCAGCGCCGTCGACGCGGTCCTGGCCGAGGTCGGGGCGACCGACCTCGACGGCATCGCGATCTGCTCGACCTCCGGCACCTTCCTCCTGACCGACCGCGCCGGCCGGCCGGTCACTCCCGCTCTGATGTACGACGACGCGCGCGCGGCCGCCCGTCGCGACCACATCGTGGACGCGGACCCGGACCGCTGGGCCCACAGCATGCAACCCACCTGGGCCCTCCCGAAGATCCTCGACCTCGTCGCGGACGGTCACGACCTGGCCGACCGTCGCGTCGTCCACAGCGCCGACTTCGTGGCGGCTCACCTCGTCGGCCACCCGGTCGCCACCGACACCAGTCACGCCCTCAAAACCGGCTACGACCTGATCGCCGAGGCCTGGCCGGCCGCGGCCTTCGACAAACTCGGCCTTCCGCTGTCGGCGTTCCCCGAGGTGGTCCGCCCTGGCGTCGAGCTCGGCCGCACTCCCGCGGGCGTGCCCGTCCACGCCGGCATGACCGACGGCTGCGCCGCCCAGATCGCCGCCGACGCCCTCAGCCCCGGCGCCTGGAACTCGGTCCTCGGTACGACGCTCGTCCTCAAAGGCGTCAGCAACGACCTGCTCACCGACCCCACCGGCGCCGTCTACAGCCATCGTCATCCCGACGGCGGCTGGCTCCCCGGCGGCGCGTCCAGCACAGGTGCCGGCGTCCTCACCGAACTCCTTCCCGGAGCCGATCTCGACGCCCTCGACCGCGCGGCCCGCGCCCAGGGCCCGATCGACGCCGTCACCTACCCACTGACCAAGACCGGCGAGCGCTTCCCCTTCGTCGCCCCTCAGGCCGAGCGCTTCACGCTCGGCGGTACGCCCGACGACCTCCGGACGTACGCCGCAGTGCTGCAAGGGGTCGCCTTCATCGAGCGGCTCGCGTTCGAGCACCTGGAGACGCTCGGAGCCGACCCGGTCCGTTCGGTCTCGCTCACCGGTGGCGCCACCCGGAGCGGTTACTGGAACCAGCTTCGCGCCGACGTCCTCGGCGTACCCGTGGAGCTTCCCGCCGTACCGGACCCGGCGTACGGGATGGCGGTCCTGGCCGCATCCGGCGGGACGGATCTGACCGGCACCGCGCGACGCATGGTCCGCGTGGACCGCGTCCTCGAACCGCGCGACCAACCACTCGACGACTTGTACGGCGACTTCGTCGCGGAGCTCGACCGCCGGGGGTACAGGGGATGA
- a CDS encoding excalibur calcium-binding domain-containing protein gives MATFNSPPGWPAPPAPGWQPPPGWQPDPSWPPAPAGWAFWLNARGLRARGPNGRYGAEPPVRLIAGWVAGAVAFIVILGAIGSTNSPAAVSSTPGTTVTLPGPTTTVTVPGASVTVQQTVPGPTATITQPPLPARTVTVPAPRTSSKTTAPVPLARNTQSAEPKKTSAPSTTVYYANCAAVRAAGKAPLYRGQPGYSAHLDRDNDGVACE, from the coding sequence ATGGCAACTTTCAATTCGCCACCAGGCTGGCCGGCTCCGCCGGCACCTGGCTGGCAACCACCACCTGGCTGGCAACCGGACCCGTCCTGGCCGCCGGCTCCGGCTGGATGGGCGTTCTGGTTGAACGCCCGCGGCCTGCGTGCCCGCGGGCCGAACGGACGGTACGGCGCTGAGCCGCCGGTGAGACTGATCGCCGGATGGGTCGCGGGTGCGGTGGCATTCATCGTGATCCTGGGTGCGATCGGGAGCACCAACAGCCCGGCGGCCGTGTCATCGACGCCAGGGACGACAGTGACGCTCCCAGGGCCGACGACGACTGTGACTGTTCCTGGAGCGTCGGTCACTGTGCAGCAGACGGTCCCGGGGCCGACGGCAACAATCACCCAACCGCCGTTGCCGGCGCGGACGGTGACGGTGCCGGCCCCGCGGACCAGCAGCAAGACCACAGCACCGGTGCCACTTGCCCGGAACACCCAGAGCGCCGAGCCGAAGAAGACCAGCGCTCCGTCGACCACCGTCTACTACGCCAACTGCGCAGCTGTGCGAGCAGCAGGAAAGGCGCCGCTGTATCGCGGTCAACCCGGCTACTCCGCGCATCTCGACCGGGACAACGACGGCGTGGCCTGCGAGTAG